The Bacillus sp. A301a_S52 genome includes a window with the following:
- a CDS encoding methyltransferase domain-containing protein, whose protein sequence is MKQLELFTDTEKKRVLDACCGSRMFWFDKHNEDAVYMDNRELTTTLCDGRTLEVKPDIIADFTNIPFDDETFYMVVFDPPHLLKAGDESWLALKYGKLNENWKDEIREGFCECMRVLKPNGTLIFKWNEDQVKTSEVVKVIGQKPLIGNRRAKTHWMVYLK, encoded by the coding sequence ATGAAACAACTTGAGCTATTTACTGATACAGAAAAAAAGCGAGTTTTAGATGCTTGTTGCGGTAGTCGTATGTTTTGGTTTGATAAGCATAATGAGGATGCAGTCTACATGGATAACCGAGAACTTACAACAACTCTGTGTGATGGGAGAACATTAGAAGTTAAGCCTGATATAATTGCTGATTTTACAAACATCCCTTTTGATGATGAAACATTTTACATGGTGGTCTTTGATCCTCCTCACTTACTCAAAGCAGGGGATGAGTCGTGGCTAGCATTAAAGTACGGGAAGTTGAACGAGAATTGGAAGGATGAAATTAGAGAAGGGTTTTGTGAATGCATGCGAGTTCTGAAGCCCAACGGAACACTCATCTTCAAGTGGAATGAGGACCAGGTCAAAACTAGCGAAGTTGTAAAAGTAATTGGCCAAAAGCCTTTAATCGGCAACAGAAGAGCTAAAACACACTGGATGGTTTACCTTAAATGA